In Pyrus communis chromosome 1, drPyrComm1.1, whole genome shotgun sequence, the following are encoded in one genomic region:
- the LOC137738708 gene encoding uncharacterized protein, whose amino-acid sequence MEKEASAKEDITSSGNSQDLDKDTLALCKDLGEPSKETTTLSISTGGPKLDEDGGEDVLVDKMARSGDVKSKDGGKKLDNNPSHRDIGEKIDESRDLESKIQEKELDSDHKVESEKQEAKTHNDGLQNNLGRKADESKGLESKTQEETNQTTDEILGEEEEQEPVFDGTEIPGMAANRSMSTRSLDLDSENQGVVEKAVALKNLVKVKGVVAVSTFLRRLSGKRDEDGDAENKAAQREEVTEGPAQAIAIKGRIILFTRLGCQDCKEARLFLYRKKLRYVEINIDVYPSRKLELEKFAGSSAVPKVFFNEILIGGLSELKGLDESGKLDEKIEYLISEAPSCEAPLPPLSGEDDLSSSGAIDELALIAQKMKEFVDVKDRFHKMRRFTNCFSGSEAVDFLSEDQYLEREEAIEFGRKLASKLFIQNVLEENLFEDGNHLYRFLDDDPIVSQCQNIPRGIIDVKPKPILEIASRLRFLSFAILEAYVSEDGKHVDYRSIHGSEEFARYLRIVEELQRVEVKDMKREERLAFFINLYNMMAIHAILVWGHPTGAVERKRLFGDFKYVVGGSTYSLSAIQNGILRGNQRPPYNLMKPFGAKDKRSLVALPYPEPLIHFALVCGTRSGPALRCYSPSDIDKELMEAARDFLRNGGLFINFDSKVASASKILKWFSIDFGKNEVEVLKHSSNYLDPAVSEALLEFLADSQLKVTYQPYDWGLNC is encoded by the exons ATGGAGAAGGAGGCTTCAGCTAAGGAAGATATCACAAGTTCTGGAAATTCTCAAGATTTGGACAAAGATACACTTGCTCTTTGTAAAGATCTGGGTGAACCATCAAAGGAGACGACAACTCTGAGCATCAGCACTGGTGGTCCCAAGTTAGACGAGGATGGTGGAGAAGATGTACTAGTTGATAAGATGGCCAGGAGTGGGGATGTGAAGTCTAAAGATGGgggaaaaaaattagacaataatCCAAGTCACAGGGACATAGGTGAGAAGATCGATGAGAGTAGGGATTTGGAatcaaaaattcaagaaaaagaattaGACTCTGATCATAAGGTGGAGTCCGAAAAACAAGAAGCAAAAACGCACAATGATGGTTTACAGAATAACTTGGGTAGGAAGGCGGATGAAAGTAAGGGTTTGGAGTCCAAAACTCAGGAGGAGACAAATCAAACCACAGATGAAATTCTTGGTGAGGAGGAAGAGCAAGAGCCGGTGTTTGATGGAACAGAGATTCCTGGGATGGCAGCTAACAGAAGTATGTCCACTCGTTCTTTAGATCTTGATTCAGAGAACCAGGGGGTAGTTGAAAAGGCAGTGGCGCTTAAAAACCTTGTTAAGGTTAAAGGTGTAGTTGCAGTCTCCACATTTCTGCGTCGCCTTTCTGGCAAAAGAGATGAAGATGGTGATGCAGAAAACAAAGCTGCACAGAGGGAGGAAGTCACTGAAGGACCAGCACAAGCTATAGCCATAAAAGGAAGAATTATTCTGTTCACAAGATTAGGATGCCAGGACTGCAAAGAGGCTAGGTTATTTTTGTATAGGAAGAAGCTCAGATATGTAGAGATCAATATTGATGTATATCCCAGCAGAAAGCTTGAGTTAGAGAAATTTGCTGGGTCTTCTGCTGTTCCAAAGGTTTTCTTCAATGAAATCCTTATTGGAGGCTTGAGTGAGCTAAAGGGCTTGGATGAGTCTGGAAAGCTTGATGAGAAGATTGAATATCTGATTAGTGAAGCACCGTCATGTGAAGCTCCTTTGCCGCCACTTTCGGGTGAAGACGATCTGTCCAGTAGTGGAGCTATTGATGAACTAGCTTTAATTGcccagaaaatgaaagaatttGTTGACGTGAAGGATCGTTTTCATAAAATGCGCAGGTTCACAAACTGTTTTTCAGGTTCAGAAGCAGTGGATTTCTTATCAGAGGATCAGTATCTGGAAAGGGAAGAG GCTATTGAATTTGGGAGAAAGCTTGCAAGCAAACTTTTTATTCAGAATGTTCTTGA GGAAAATCTATTTGAGGATGGGAACCACCTATATCGGTTCTTGGATGATGATCCAATTGTTTCTCAATGTCAGAACATTCCGAGGGGTATAATTGATGTAAAGCCAAAACCCATCCTAGAAATTGCATCAAGGTTGAGGTTTTTATCTTTTGCAATTCTTGAGGCCTATGTGTCAGAGGATGGAAAACATGTTGATTACAGAAGTATCCATGGAAGTGAGGAATTTGCAAG ATATCTGAGAATAGTAGAAGAGCTTCAAAGAGTGGAAGTGAAGGATATGAAGAGGGAGGAGAGACTTGCTTTCTTTATAAATCTCTACAATATGATGGCCATCCATGCAATATTGGTATGGGGTCATCCAACTGGAGCAGTAGAACGAAAGAGGTTGTTTGGAGACTTCAAATATGTTGTTGGTGGGTCCACATACTCACTTTCAGCTATTCAAAATGGCATTTTACGGGGAAACCAGCGACCACCATACAACCTCATGAAGCCATTTGGTGCAAAAGATAAGCGTTCATTG GTGGCTCTTCCTTACCCAGAGCCTCTTATTCATTTTGCACTGGTTTGCGGTACTCGATCTGGCCCTGCTCTTCGATGTTATTCTCCTAGTGACATTGATAAAGAGTTGATGGAAGCAGCCCGTGATTTCTTAAGAAATGGAGgtctttttataaattttgattcGAAGGTTGCTTCAGCTAGTAAGATTCTTAAATG GTTTAGCATAGATTTTGGCAAGAATGAGGTAGAGGTACTGAAGCACTCATCAAACTACCTTGATCCAGCTGTCTCGGAAGCTTTACTGGAGTTTCTTGCCGACTCTCAGTTGAAGGTGACGTACCAGCCTTATGACTGGGGTTTGAACTGCTAA